One Geotrypetes seraphini chromosome 15, aGeoSer1.1, whole genome shotgun sequence genomic window carries:
- the ZBTB40 gene encoding zinc finger and BTB domain-containing protein 40 isoform X3 encodes MELPNYSKQLLQQLHNLCKEQWFSDCTIYVGVVHFRAHKVVLAASSLLFKSLLETTDTISIDASMLTPEEFALLLEMVYTGKLPPGKHNFTKIISVADSLQMFDVAVSCKNLLTDLMSRSAQGNVRQEVPAPVLESPKKEVPVLLQTEKASKPQASIKLTIPPAPVVTETGAALGGSEIANAVAELKVPGALIQSGTGTESGTAGAQMGFGTAVSGKVAESRTAATPRMNDAPGGSVMIAESGIVSAPVGSEMAEAPAEPETLVAQSRTGNILPEPVTITDTQVESVMAASVSAEQDVGPYQEAAQKEDVKVEVLSTSGSPKEDSCGETLQISTTKQEDEEPQPPEKKRRITEPAAESESVLDFLERHEGIFSKALSETPTLLEKVSNNKEIPEAQKELVVQCCSGEPQTLFQRLVERVKAGQELEAQTVLSVLELVKNTHREIETTLLEREPQSSTVPLPAGPGADEQSLFQLLLEHKEELVQSITELSPIIECLDTAEEGFLTNQQKQVILDCCEGRSHHKAMEKLLSKVVQDKSLNAECLLKLLRAVREAFPALHLLLDALEPQGKSFHLAAQHNPEDYGAELLRQYHENLAEILTDPKQLLKGISAVQNLSPREREVMEGIMQKDGSGGAFSFLVSAVLDELLLPALAVWQMLLAIQKEEFHLNLLMEEIRKEPGADLFFQTAANRECVAREILLRHSELIARAVSESPSLECVLQAEEGLTKIVKELISVSTQKADDGISAEKVLSAALERSVSSVAFCQLLCYVHDSFPSLWPVMQELEQIGILTEGTGEVKGIRQWKVNNKLQVESLEKGESCKPEPPAKEEEQMVEAEASNEKQTKMPQQKQEKATSVPPRKSYICKSCGKSFHFRCRLEVHVKRCRMARETSLECVDCNELKPSKKELEKHQQQVHGYSGSSARGKKRRLLVTCDICGKEFAHPSGMQYHKRTEHFDEKPFSCSDCGAKFAANSTLKNHQRLHTGERPYVCKHCHMTFTQAAALAYHTKKKHSEGKMYVCQYCDAVFAQSIELTRHVRTHTGDKPYVCRECGKGFSQANGLSIHLRTFHNIEDPYDCQKCRMSFPSLDEHRQHIQEVHSREYHPCPTCAKIFSAPSLLERHMVTHVGGKPYNCEICDKAYQQLSGLWYHNRTHHPDVFAAQNHRSSKFSLQCGSCEQVFSSTTALQKHVKAEHADVKLHECEKCNQFFSSPTALQMHVKCKHSASRVLQPNQELHTRFRAAVRASASAH; translated from the exons ATGGAGCTTCCAAACTACAGCAAACAACTGTTACAGCAGTTGCATAACTTATGCAAAGAGCAGTGGTTCTCTGACTGCACCATCTATGTGGGTGTGGTACACTTCCGAGCACATAAAGTTGTATTGGCCGCTTCCAGTCTgctctttaaatctttattggAGACGACGGACACCATCTCCATTGACGCTTCAATGCTAACTCCAGAGGAGTTTGCTCTTCTGCTTGAAATGGTCTATACTGGCAAGCTACCGCCTGGCAAACATAACTTTACTAAAATCATCTCTGTTGCTGACAGTCTGCAGATGTTTGACGTGGCTGTCAGTTGCAAGAACTTGCTGACAGATCTAATGAGCCGCTCTGCTCAGGGAAATGTGCGGCAAGAAGTTCCTGCTCCTGTGCTGGAATCGCCTAAGAAAGAGGTACCTGTTTTGCTACAGACCGAGAAGGCTAGCAAACCTCAAGCGTCCATAAAGCTTACCATTCCCCCAGCTCCTGTGGTCACAGAAACTGGGGCTGCTCTGGGAGGGTCTGAAATAGCGAATGCTGTGGCAGAGCTAAAGGTACCAGGTGCTCTGATACAGTCAGGAACAGGAACAGAATCGGGAACAGCTGGGGCCCAGATGGGTTTTGGGACAGCTGTATCTGGAAAAGTGGCAGAATCCAGGACTGCAGCTACCCCAAGGATGAACGATGCTCCAGGGGGCTCGGTGATGATAGCTGAGTCTGGGATAGTGAGTGCTCCAGTGGGATCAGAAATGGCAGAAGCTCCGGCAGAACCAGAAACATTAGTGGCACAGTCTAGGACTGGAAACATCCTGCCagaaccagtgaccataacagaTACCCAGGTGGAATCGGTGATGGCAGCTTCTGTGTCTGCAGAGCAGGATGTGGGTCCGTATCAGGAAGCTGCACAGAAGGAAGATGTCAAAGTGGAAGTTCTATCCACCTCTGGATCCCCTAAGGAGGATTCGTGTGGTGAGACATTGCAGATCTCCACGACTAAGCAGGAAGACGAGGAACCACAGCCTCCTGAAAAGAAGAGGAGGATTACAGAGCCAG CCGCAGAGTCCGAGAGCGTGCTGGACTTCTTAGAGCGCCATGAAGGCATCTTCTCAAAAGCTCTGTCAGAGACGCCGACTCTCTTGGAGAAAGTGTCCAACAACAAGGAGATCCCGGAGGCACAGAAAGAG ttggtCGTCCAGTGTTGCTCAGGAGAGCCACAGACATTATTTCAAAGGCTCGTGGAGCGAGTGAAGGCCGGGCAGGAGCTTGAGGCTCAGACAGTTTTGTCAGTGCTGGAGCTGGTCAAGAATACTCACCGGGAGATAGAAACCACACTGCTAGAACGAGAACCCCAAAGCAGCACAGTCCCATTGCCAGCAG GGCCTGGAGCAGATGAACAAAGCTTGTTTCAACTTCTACTGGAGCACAAGGAGGAGCTGGTACAGAGTATCACGGAGCTGAGCCCAATCATCGAATGCCTGGACACAGCAGAGGAGGGCTTCCTAACCAACCAACAGAAGCAA GTGATTCTGGATTGTTGCGAAGGGAGGTCCCATCACAAGGCCATGGAGAAGCTGCTGAGCAAGGTGGTGCAGGACAAGTCACTGAATGCCGAGTGCTTGCTGAAACTTCTGCGGGCTGTGAGGGAGGCCTTTCCTGCCCTGCATCTGCTACTGGACGCCCTGGAGCCACAGGGGAAAAGCTTCCATCTTGCAG CCCAGCACAACCCGGAGGACTACGGAGCAGAGCTGTTAAGGCAGTATCACGAAAACCTCGCGGAGATCCTCACAGACCCTAAACAGCTACTCAAGGGGATCTCTGCAGTACAGAATTTGTCTCCCAGGGAAAGAGAG GTGATGGAAGGCATAATGCAGAAGGATGGCAGTGGAGGTGCCTTCAGTTTCTTGGTTTCGGCAGTACTGGATGAgctgcttctgcctgccttggctGTGTGGCAGATGCTACTGGCTATACAGAAGGAGGAATTTCACCTTAACCTGCTCATGGAAGAAATCCGTAAAGAGCCAGGCGCTGACCTCTTCTTTCAGACAG CGGCCAATagagaatgcgttgccagagaaaTACTGCTGCGACACAGTGAGCTGATTGCGAGGGCCGTGAGTGAGAGCCCTTCATTGGAATGTGTGTTACAGGCCGAGGAGGGACTGACGAAGATTGTGAAAGAG cTTATAAGTGTTTCCACTCAGAAGGCTGATGATGGAATATCTGCGGAGAAGGTTCTGAGTGCTGCCCTGGAGAGGTCTGTCTCTTCTGTGGCATTCTGTCAGCTATTGTGCTATGTCCATGACTCCTTCCCTAGTCTGTGGCCTGTAATGCAAGAGCTGGAGCAAATAG GAATTCTTACTGAGGGAACCGGGGAGGTGAAAGGTATTAGACAATGGAAGGTGAATAACAAGTTGCAGGTTGAGTCTCTGGAGAAAGGAGAAAGCTGTAAACCGGAGCCACCAGCAAAGGAGGAAGAGCAGATGGTGGAAGCGGAAGCATCGAATGAGAAACAAACGAAAATGCCTCAGCAAAAGCAAGAGAAGGCTACCTCCGTGCCCCCCAGGAAGAGCTACATCTGTAAGTCCTGCGGCAAGAGCTTTCACTTTCGTTGCCGACTGGAAGTGCATGTGAAGCGCTGCAGGATGGCTCGGGAGACCTCCCTAGAGTGTGTGGACTGCAACGAGCTGAAACCGTCCAAGAAGGAGCTGGAGAAACACCAACAGCAAGTCCACGGCTACTCGGGCAGCAGCGCCAGAGGGAAGAAACGCAGGCTACTGGTCACCTGTGATATCTGTGGCAAGGAGTTTGCCCATCCGTCAG GGATGCAGTATCACAAGCGGACGGAGCACTTTGACGAGAAGCCCTTCTCCTGCTCCGACTGTGGTGCCAAGTTTGCCGCTAACTCCACCCTGAAGAACCACCAGCGCCTGCACACGGGGGAGAGGCCTTACGTATGCAAGCACTGTCACATGACCTTCACGCAGGCTGCGGCGCTCGCCTACCACACCAAGAAGAAACATTCTGAAG GGAAGATGTATGTATGCCAGTACTGCGATGCGGTGTTTGCCCAGTCCATTGAACTCACACGGCACGTGAGGACTCACACAGGAGACAAGCCCTATGTCTGCCGGGAATGTGGGAAAGGATTCAGTCAGGCCAATGGGCTCTCCATACATCTGCGTACTTTCCACA ACATTGAAGACCCTTATGATTGTCAGAAATGCCGGATGAGTTTTCCCAGCCTGGATGAACATCGCCAGCATATTCAGGAGGTGCACTCCCGAGAATATCACCCCTGTCCTACCTGCGCCAAGATCTTCAGTGCACCCTCGCTGCTGGAGCGTCACATGGTCACACACGTGGGAGGCAAGCCCTACAATTGCGAGATCTGTGACAAGGCCTATCAG CAATTGTCAGGTTTATGGTATCATAACCGCACGCACCACCCCGACGTATTTGCTGCTCAGAATCATCGCTCCTCCAAGTTCTCCCTTCAGTGCGGCTCTTGTGAGCaggtcttctccagcaccaccgcCCTTCAGAAACACGTCAAGGCGGAGCATGCAG ATGTGAAACTCCACGAGTGTGAAAAGTGTAATCAGTTCTTCTCCTCGCCAACTGCTCTGCAGATGCACGTGAAATGCAAGCACTCAG CCTCAAGAGTGTTACAACCAAATCAGGAACTCCATACAAGATTTCGTGCAGCAGTTAGAGCTTCAGCCTCGGCACACTGA
- the ZBTB40 gene encoding zinc finger and BTB domain-containing protein 40 isoform X4: protein MELPNYSKQLLQQLHNLCKEQWFSDCTIYVGVVHFRAHKVVLAASSLLFKSLLETTDTISIDASMLTPEEFALLLEMVYTGKLPPGKHNFTKIISVADSLQMFDVAVSCKNLLTDLMSRSAQGNVRQEVPAPVLESPKKEVPVLLQTEKASKPQASIKLTIPPAPVVTETGAALGGSEIANAVAELKVPGALIQSGTGTESGTAGAQMGFGTAVSGKVAESRTAATPRMNDAPGGSVMIAESGIVSAPVGSEMAEAPAEPETLVAQSRTGNILPEPVTITDTQVESVMAASVSAEQDVGPYQEAAQKEDVKVEVLSTSGSPKEDSCGETLQISTTKQEDEEPQPPEKKRRITEPAAESESVLDFLERHEGIFSKALSETPTLLEKVSNNKEIPEAQKELVVQCCSGEPQTLFQRLVERVKAGQELEAQTVLSVLELVKNTHREIETTLLEREPQSSTVPLPAGPGADEQSLFQLLLEHKEELVQSITELSPIIECLDTAEEGFLTNQQKQVILDCCEGRSHHKAMEKLLSKVVQDKSLNAECLLKLLRAVREAFPALHLLLDALEPQGKSFHLAAQHNPEDYGAELLRQYHENLAEILTDPKQLLKGISAVQNLSPREREVMEGIMQKDGSGGAFSFLVSAVLDELLLPALAVWQMLLAIQKEEFHLNLLMEEIRKEPGADLFFQTAANRECVAREILLRHSELIARAVSESPSLECVLQAEEGLTKIVKELISVSTQKADDGISAEKVLSAALERSVSSVAFCQLLCYVHDSFPSLWPVMQELEQIGILTEGTGEVKGIRQWKVNNKLQVESLEKGESCKPEPPAKEEEQMVEAEASNEKQTKMPQQKQEKATSVPPRKSYICKSCGKSFHFRCRLEVHVKRCRMARETSLECVDCNELKPSKKELEKHQQQVHGYSGSSARGKKRRLLVTCDICGKEFAHPSGMQYHKRTEHFDEKPFSCSDCGAKFAANSTLKNHQRLHTGERPYVCKHCHMTFTQAAALAYHTKKKHSEGKMYVCQYCDAVFAQSIELTRHVRTHTGDKPYVCRECGKGFSQANGLSIHLRTFHNIEDPYDCQKCRMSFPSLDEHRQHIQEVHSREYHPCPTCAKIFSAPSLLERHMVTHVGGKPYNCEICDKAYQQLSGLWYHNRTHHPDVFAAQNHRSSKFSLQCGSCEQVFSSTTALQKHVKAEHAGRSRRFPAVPLSVLHRLLPLSRSFAAPRGHRAL from the exons ATGGAGCTTCCAAACTACAGCAAACAACTGTTACAGCAGTTGCATAACTTATGCAAAGAGCAGTGGTTCTCTGACTGCACCATCTATGTGGGTGTGGTACACTTCCGAGCACATAAAGTTGTATTGGCCGCTTCCAGTCTgctctttaaatctttattggAGACGACGGACACCATCTCCATTGACGCTTCAATGCTAACTCCAGAGGAGTTTGCTCTTCTGCTTGAAATGGTCTATACTGGCAAGCTACCGCCTGGCAAACATAACTTTACTAAAATCATCTCTGTTGCTGACAGTCTGCAGATGTTTGACGTGGCTGTCAGTTGCAAGAACTTGCTGACAGATCTAATGAGCCGCTCTGCTCAGGGAAATGTGCGGCAAGAAGTTCCTGCTCCTGTGCTGGAATCGCCTAAGAAAGAGGTACCTGTTTTGCTACAGACCGAGAAGGCTAGCAAACCTCAAGCGTCCATAAAGCTTACCATTCCCCCAGCTCCTGTGGTCACAGAAACTGGGGCTGCTCTGGGAGGGTCTGAAATAGCGAATGCTGTGGCAGAGCTAAAGGTACCAGGTGCTCTGATACAGTCAGGAACAGGAACAGAATCGGGAACAGCTGGGGCCCAGATGGGTTTTGGGACAGCTGTATCTGGAAAAGTGGCAGAATCCAGGACTGCAGCTACCCCAAGGATGAACGATGCTCCAGGGGGCTCGGTGATGATAGCTGAGTCTGGGATAGTGAGTGCTCCAGTGGGATCAGAAATGGCAGAAGCTCCGGCAGAACCAGAAACATTAGTGGCACAGTCTAGGACTGGAAACATCCTGCCagaaccagtgaccataacagaTACCCAGGTGGAATCGGTGATGGCAGCTTCTGTGTCTGCAGAGCAGGATGTGGGTCCGTATCAGGAAGCTGCACAGAAGGAAGATGTCAAAGTGGAAGTTCTATCCACCTCTGGATCCCCTAAGGAGGATTCGTGTGGTGAGACATTGCAGATCTCCACGACTAAGCAGGAAGACGAGGAACCACAGCCTCCTGAAAAGAAGAGGAGGATTACAGAGCCAG CCGCAGAGTCCGAGAGCGTGCTGGACTTCTTAGAGCGCCATGAAGGCATCTTCTCAAAAGCTCTGTCAGAGACGCCGACTCTCTTGGAGAAAGTGTCCAACAACAAGGAGATCCCGGAGGCACAGAAAGAG ttggtCGTCCAGTGTTGCTCAGGAGAGCCACAGACATTATTTCAAAGGCTCGTGGAGCGAGTGAAGGCCGGGCAGGAGCTTGAGGCTCAGACAGTTTTGTCAGTGCTGGAGCTGGTCAAGAATACTCACCGGGAGATAGAAACCACACTGCTAGAACGAGAACCCCAAAGCAGCACAGTCCCATTGCCAGCAG GGCCTGGAGCAGATGAACAAAGCTTGTTTCAACTTCTACTGGAGCACAAGGAGGAGCTGGTACAGAGTATCACGGAGCTGAGCCCAATCATCGAATGCCTGGACACAGCAGAGGAGGGCTTCCTAACCAACCAACAGAAGCAA GTGATTCTGGATTGTTGCGAAGGGAGGTCCCATCACAAGGCCATGGAGAAGCTGCTGAGCAAGGTGGTGCAGGACAAGTCACTGAATGCCGAGTGCTTGCTGAAACTTCTGCGGGCTGTGAGGGAGGCCTTTCCTGCCCTGCATCTGCTACTGGACGCCCTGGAGCCACAGGGGAAAAGCTTCCATCTTGCAG CCCAGCACAACCCGGAGGACTACGGAGCAGAGCTGTTAAGGCAGTATCACGAAAACCTCGCGGAGATCCTCACAGACCCTAAACAGCTACTCAAGGGGATCTCTGCAGTACAGAATTTGTCTCCCAGGGAAAGAGAG GTGATGGAAGGCATAATGCAGAAGGATGGCAGTGGAGGTGCCTTCAGTTTCTTGGTTTCGGCAGTACTGGATGAgctgcttctgcctgccttggctGTGTGGCAGATGCTACTGGCTATACAGAAGGAGGAATTTCACCTTAACCTGCTCATGGAAGAAATCCGTAAAGAGCCAGGCGCTGACCTCTTCTTTCAGACAG CGGCCAATagagaatgcgttgccagagaaaTACTGCTGCGACACAGTGAGCTGATTGCGAGGGCCGTGAGTGAGAGCCCTTCATTGGAATGTGTGTTACAGGCCGAGGAGGGACTGACGAAGATTGTGAAAGAG cTTATAAGTGTTTCCACTCAGAAGGCTGATGATGGAATATCTGCGGAGAAGGTTCTGAGTGCTGCCCTGGAGAGGTCTGTCTCTTCTGTGGCATTCTGTCAGCTATTGTGCTATGTCCATGACTCCTTCCCTAGTCTGTGGCCTGTAATGCAAGAGCTGGAGCAAATAG GAATTCTTACTGAGGGAACCGGGGAGGTGAAAGGTATTAGACAATGGAAGGTGAATAACAAGTTGCAGGTTGAGTCTCTGGAGAAAGGAGAAAGCTGTAAACCGGAGCCACCAGCAAAGGAGGAAGAGCAGATGGTGGAAGCGGAAGCATCGAATGAGAAACAAACGAAAATGCCTCAGCAAAAGCAAGAGAAGGCTACCTCCGTGCCCCCCAGGAAGAGCTACATCTGTAAGTCCTGCGGCAAGAGCTTTCACTTTCGTTGCCGACTGGAAGTGCATGTGAAGCGCTGCAGGATGGCTCGGGAGACCTCCCTAGAGTGTGTGGACTGCAACGAGCTGAAACCGTCCAAGAAGGAGCTGGAGAAACACCAACAGCAAGTCCACGGCTACTCGGGCAGCAGCGCCAGAGGGAAGAAACGCAGGCTACTGGTCACCTGTGATATCTGTGGCAAGGAGTTTGCCCATCCGTCAG GGATGCAGTATCACAAGCGGACGGAGCACTTTGACGAGAAGCCCTTCTCCTGCTCCGACTGTGGTGCCAAGTTTGCCGCTAACTCCACCCTGAAGAACCACCAGCGCCTGCACACGGGGGAGAGGCCTTACGTATGCAAGCACTGTCACATGACCTTCACGCAGGCTGCGGCGCTCGCCTACCACACCAAGAAGAAACATTCTGAAG GGAAGATGTATGTATGCCAGTACTGCGATGCGGTGTTTGCCCAGTCCATTGAACTCACACGGCACGTGAGGACTCACACAGGAGACAAGCCCTATGTCTGCCGGGAATGTGGGAAAGGATTCAGTCAGGCCAATGGGCTCTCCATACATCTGCGTACTTTCCACA ACATTGAAGACCCTTATGATTGTCAGAAATGCCGGATGAGTTTTCCCAGCCTGGATGAACATCGCCAGCATATTCAGGAGGTGCACTCCCGAGAATATCACCCCTGTCCTACCTGCGCCAAGATCTTCAGTGCACCCTCGCTGCTGGAGCGTCACATGGTCACACACGTGGGAGGCAAGCCCTACAATTGCGAGATCTGTGACAAGGCCTATCAG CAATTGTCAGGTTTATGGTATCATAACCGCACGCACCACCCCGACGTATTTGCTGCTCAGAATCATCGCTCCTCCAAGTTCTCCCTTCAGTGCGGCTCTTGTGAGCaggtcttctccagcaccaccgcCCTTCAGAAACACGTCAAGGCGGAGCATGCAGGTAGGAGCAGGAG GTTCCCAGCCGTTCCGCTGTCTGTACTGCACAGACTCCTTCCGCTTTCCAGGAGCTTTGCAGCACCACGTGGCCACAGAGCACTTTAG